CTTTTGTATACTCTGTATGTTTCATCTTGTTCCGCCTCGATGGAGGGTTGTTTCGGAATCCGATCAAGCAAATCTGCCACACCATAAATCAATTCGCGCAACCCTTGACGCGTCGCTGCCGAGATGGGATAAACGGGAATGTCCGGTCCCACCTTTTCACGGAAAGCCTGCAAATGTTCCTCGGCATTCGGTAAATCCATCTTGTTGGCCGCCACCACTTGAGGTCGCTCAGCCAACGATTCCCGGTACAGTTTCAGTTCCTGGTTGATCTGTTTCCAGTCTTCCCACGGATCGCGTCCCTCGGAACCGGCCATATCGATCACATGGATCAATACCCGGGTGCGCTCGACATGGCGCAGGAACTGGTGTCCCAATCCGACACCCTCGTGGGCACCCTCGATCAACCCGGGCAAATCAGCTAGAACGAAGCTGCGCCCGTCACCTACATCCACCACACCCAGATTCGGGGACAGTGTGGTGAAATGGTAGGCACCGATTTTGGGCCGGGCAGCCGAAACCACGGCCAATAACGTCGATTTTCCCACACTGGGATAGCCGACCAATCCGACATCGGCCAGCAGCTTCAGCTCCAATTCCACCCACAGCTCTTCTCCCGGCTCGCCGTTTTCAGCAATTTCCGGAGCGGGGTTGACCGGTGTGGCAAACCGCATGTTGCCCCGTCCTCCCCGGCCGCCGCGGGCGATGACCGCTTCTTGACCGTGCACGGTCAAATCGGCGATGACCTCACCGGTATCGGCATTTTTCACCACGGTTCCCGGCGGCACGCGCACGATCAAAGGCTCTGCATTGGCCCCGTGCTGCCCTTTGGATCGACCGTTCTCTCCCCGTTTTGCTTTGAAATGGCGTTGGTAGCGAAAATCCATCAGTGTGCGCAGTCCTTCGTCCACGCGGAAAATGACATCGCCACCCCTGCCGCCGTCACCGCCTGCAGGTCCGCCGTGCGGGACGTATTTTTCTCGTCGAAAAGCCACCATCCCGTTACCGCCGTCGCCGCCCCGGACAAACACCTTGACTTGATCCACAAACATTCCTCGCCACCTGCCCTTACTTCAACCGTGCCTTCCCTATTACTGACCGATTCAAAAACCGAATGATCCATTCGTTTTCCCCGTTGCGCTTCGTCTCCGTACAATCCTGAAGACCACTTTGCACCCGCGCTACTTCAACCGCATCCGTCAATGGTACCTGTGATGTCAATGTAATCAACAGGGTGTCCCTGTCCGAATCGAACACCATCCGCACAGAGGCATCTTCAGGAGCGACAGCCGAAACAGTCATCAAGCATTTCGCCAGATTCTCCAAATAGACGGCGGCGTCATCACCCTGTTGGGCAGACAAGTCGGAGGTTTCCATGCGGAATTCGATCTGCCAGCGCCAGCCGGGGGCTTGATGACGCAATTGGATCAGCGCCACCGCCAAGAGAGGATGGGAAACTTGGGATAGGGATCGCTCCTGCTCCAGCTCCTTTGCCAGACGAAGCAGATACGGACGAACGCGGTCGGTTTTGTTCATCGAACAATAACCCAGGAGCACTTGAATCTCATTGAGCCAATCATGGCGCAACCGACTCAACCATCGAAGTGCGGTTTCCGCTTCACGGACGAGGATGGTCCGTTCCGTGATGCGTTCGGCCCTTCGTTGCGCCCAAACGATGCTGGCCCACACCACCGCTCCGAGGAT
Above is a window of Polycladomyces subterraneus DNA encoding:
- a CDS encoding Spo0B domain-containing protein, which gives rise to MPDKWKAWLKPTIPAGIMLVAMIAYPWPWWGRMILGAVVWASIVWAQRRAERITERTILVREAETALRWLSRLRHDWLNEIQVLLGYCSMNKTDRVRPYLLRLAKELEQERSLSQVSHPLLAVALIQLRHQAPGWRWQIEFRMETSDLSAQQGDDAAVYLENLAKCLMTVSAVAPEDASVRMVFDSDRDTLLITLTSQVPLTDAVEVARVQSGLQDCTETKRNGENEWIIRFLNRSVIGKARLK
- the obgE gene encoding GTPase ObgE, coding for MFVDQVKVFVRGGDGGNGMVAFRREKYVPHGGPAGGDGGRGGDVIFRVDEGLRTLMDFRYQRHFKAKRGENGRSKGQHGANAEPLIVRVPPGTVVKNADTGEVIADLTVHGQEAVIARGGRGGRGNMRFATPVNPAPEIAENGEPGEELWVELELKLLADVGLVGYPSVGKSTLLAVVSAARPKIGAYHFTTLSPNLGVVDVGDGRSFVLADLPGLIEGAHEGVGLGHQFLRHVERTRVLIHVIDMAGSEGRDPWEDWKQINQELKLYRESLAERPQVVAANKMDLPNAEEHLQAFREKVGPDIPVYPISAATRQGLRELIYGVADLLDRIPKQPSIEAEQDETYRVYKSKPPEEPFTIRRENDVFVVQGERVERLLKRTNFQYHDSVRRFARIMKEMGVEDALREKGAKEGDTIRIGDMEFELTD